In the Parashewanella tropica genome, TAACTCACGCTGAATACTGGATGAATTTTTCATCACTTATCGTTTTAGATGGGTATGATATTTTTATTAACTGACTGGAGTAAATGATATGGCTTTTCTAAGAGATGTTGGAAACTTTATCCATTTTTATACCATGAAGTTCGGTGTGATCAGTCCCCATCGTGCAGCAGAATATGGTGACCAATATGCAGTACAGCAATACCTTAAACTAGGGTACCGCATTAACGCCATAAACAAAAAATATGATGAAACCATGCTAATGGTGGCCGCAGAACAAAATAACCCAACTCTTGTTCAATTCTTATTTAGATAACGGAGCGAATTTGGAAATTACAAATCGTCAGGGAAAAAAAGCAATAGATTTTTGCCAAAGAAATACTTCAGCTTGGAAGATATTAAAAAGATAAAGGCACCGATAAGTGCCTTTAAACAAAAATACCAGTTGTATGTTATTGGACAACTAACCTTTCACATTGGTACTTTCGAAAATCTTATCTGCTGAAGCCGCAACAAAGCCAGTATATAGCTCACCATCAGCTTTAGGATAACGAATCGCAAACTCGTAGAAACAGCTTGGGATTTCAACGGTCTTATCTGCAAACTCAAGCTGAATTTTATCGGCCATAGTTGAAGATTGCTCCAATAATACTTCTGGAGATCCTTTCACTTCACCACCAACACTGTTCAATTTGAAGCCATTGTCTTTCAGCGCTTGATTCACTTCAACGATGGTTTCGTAATCTGGTAAGTGATTAATCGAAACCGTAAAGTGATTAGCACGATAGCCAAATGCCGAAACCCATGCCGCATATTCACTTTCTTCCAGTAAACGAGCGTAAGTTGCAGAGTCAACTTTCCAGTGAGTACCAGAGTATAAGAAGTTTTCAGCCGTTGTTGCTACTTCATCCACTTGCTCAACCAAACCGTGAATGATGTCTTGAACTTCTTGGCTAAACTCTTCAACCAAAAGCTCAGAAATGAATACTTTTGGTTGAGTGGAATCTGGGTGTTCAAAGTGCTTCGCTTTTAATTTCTTTTGTTCAAAGTTGTAATCACCGCAAGGCACGTAACCTAACTCAAGTAAGTGCTTAGCTAATACGTCTAAGTTTACTTTGGCAATGTTAAAGGTACGGAAAGCGACATGATCATTAACAATGGCTTCGCCTTTGCCCAGTAGTTGCTGTACCTGCGCAGCAGAAGGCGTCATTTCTATATAGTCTTGCCATAGGGCATCGAATAGTGCATTTACATCAGTATGCATCAGTATATTCCTTATAAAAAAGGCAAGCTAACGGCTTGCCTGTTCCAACTTAGAGTTTTAGACCCGGACTTAACGCTGCCGGTAAGCTAACCGCGTCGGCTTCTACTGAAGCCACTGGGTAAGCGCAGTAATCAGCGGCATAAAATGCGCTGGCTCTGTGGTTACCTGAAGCACCAACACCACCAAATGGCGCCGCACCTGAAGCACCAGTGATTTGCTTATTCCAGTTTACAATACCTGCACGAATGCGAGCTAGGAAGTAGTCATAATCATCGCGGCTGTCAGCTAACAAGCCTGCTGATAATCCGTAACGGGTATTGTTCGCAAGCTCAATTGCTTGATCGAAATCTTGGTAACGCACTACCTGTAATAGCGGACCAAAGTATTCTTCATCTGGTAGCTCAGCAATCGCCGTTACATCAATAAGTCCCGGAGAAACTAGTCCAGTCCCCGCTTCCATGTGCGTTAGCTCAACTAATGACTTACCGCCTAAGGCAACTAAGTCAGCCTGAGCCTTAACCATGCCTTTAGCCGCAACTTCTGAAATCATTGATGCCATGAATGGTTGTGGCTGAGCATTCCAAGGGGCTACATGGATTTGCTTAACCGCAGCAACTAAGTCTTCGATGAGCTTGTCACCGGCTTCGCCTTGTTGAACGTATAGACGACGTGCACAAGTACAACGTTGACCTGCTGAGATATAAGCCGATTGTAAGATTTCGTGAACCGCCGCTTTAGTATCTTCAACGTCTTTAACGATTAATGGGTTATTTCCGCCCATTTCTAACGCTAAGATCTTGCCAGGATCACCCGCAAACTGTTCATGTAAAATATGACCCGTGCGTGAAGAACCCGTAAAGAACAAACCATCAAGTTGTGGATGAGAAGCTAGCGCTTTACCGGTTTCGACTTCACCTTGAACGAGGTTAATCACGCCAGCAGGTAAACCTGCTTTTTCCCAAAGCTGAAGCATTAACTCAGCTACTTTAGGAGTTAACTCAGATGGCTTAAATACTACAGTGTTACCGGCAATCAGTGCAGGAACAATGTGACCATTTGGCAAGTGACCTGGGAAGTTATACGGGCCAAAAACCGCAACAACACCGTGAGGCTTGTGACGAAGTACTGCACGACCTGCTGGCATCTCATTTTCAGAAGTACCAGTACGCTTGTGATAAGCCGATACCGATAGTCCGATTTTACCAATCATAGCACCCGCTTCAGTCGCAGTTTCCCACTGAGGCTTACCCGTTTCTTGAGCAATGGTTTCAGCCATTAACTCTTTGTTGGCTTCAAGCTGAGCTTTGTACGCTTCGATAATTTCAATACGCTTATCGAAACCTAACATGAACCAATCAAACTGAGCCTTACGCGCTGTCATTACAGCTGTGTCTACTTGCTCAGGTGTCGCACTAACGCCATTCCAAATGCTTTCTTGGTTGGCTGGGTTGGTTGAGGTCATGTCATGACCTGCGCCAGTAACCCACTGGCCATTAATAAACTGTGTCATTTTATAATCTCTACATTGAAAGAAGGCGAACGCTATCACCTTCTCCTACCATCAAGGCTTCAGCTAATTCAGGCGTGAGCGTGACTTCATCGCTAGCATCTACGTTTGCTAGACTGGCTTGAATCGCTCTAAAGTCTTCAAGCTTAGTGTTAGCAATAATGTGCTTGCTGCCATTTTCAGGTAATGTTTGGGCAATCTTTACGGTAAACAGTTGGCTATCACGAACACCACGAATGTTTTCTAAATTACACTCAACCGTTGGACCACCATCAAAAATATCGACATAGCCACGACAAGAGAAACCTTCACCTTCAAGCAATTTAAGTGCAGGAAGCGTGCTGCTATGAACTTCTTTTATCACTGAACGGGCTTCTTCAGACAATAGGCAAGTATAAATCGGGCTTCTTGGCATCATTTCCGCCATAAAACCTTTTTGCCCCAAACCAGAAAGATAATCCGCTTTTATAAAGTCGATACCTAGGAAGAACTTTTGCAACCAGGCATAAAATGGTGACTCGCCTTTATCATCAGATACACCGCGCATTTCAGCAATAACAGGGCTACCAAAACGCTCTTTGTTATCTGCTAAGAATAAAAAGCGGCAACGAGACAATAAGCGACCATTATTATCTTTACGATAATTTTCGCGTAAGAAAAGGCTACATAACTCAGCAGCGCCTGTGTAATCGTGGCACAGGGTTAAGGTTTCAACCTCATTGCGAACACCGATCTGCTCAGAGTGATAAACCTCTGTACCCAAACGGTAATGATAAAAGGCATCAACAAGGCCTACAGCCGCTTCAATACCTGTTGTACCGACGATTTCACCCGTTTCGGTGTCCTCTAGTACCAAAAAATACACTTCATCATGTGGCTTATCGACATTCTTTTTGAATGACGTTTCCGCACGGGCAATTTTCTGCCTGAGTAGTTCTTCGTTTACGGGAAGAGAAGTGAATCCGTGACCAGACTCAATCGCAATTTGCATTAGCGCATCAAGATCGGTGCTGCGGATAGGACGAATGACTAACATGGTTTCAAATTCCTTAACATAACGAAACAGGCACCGAGTGGTGCCTGAATAGGGTTGCTTAGCCAGCAACAACTTTCGCTATTGCACGCTCGTAACGTGCTAGACCTTCAACAATGTCAGCCTCTGGTATCACAAGAGAAGGCGTGAAACGTACTACATTAGCACCAGCCACTAAGCTCATTACGCCTTCTTCCATAGCCGCTACTAAGAATTCTTTAGCACGACCTTCGTATTTGCTGTTAAGCACGCCGCCAATCAACAAACCTTTACCACGTACTTCACTAAATACATCGTATTTAGCGTTGATTTGTTCTAAGCCATCACGGAACATTTGCTCACGTTGCTTAACGCCATCTAGGGTTGCTTTGTTGTTTACGGTTTCTAGAACAGCATTACCGATAGCACACGCTAATGGGTTACCACCGTAGGTTGAACCGTGAGTACCAATTTTAAGGTGCTTAGCGATTTCAGTAGTGGTTAGCATTGCTGCGATAGGGAAACCACCACCGAGTGCTTTCGCTGAAGTTAGAATATCTGGCACAATCTCAGTGCTCATGTAAGCAAATAGCTCACCAGTACGACCCACACCAGTCTGAACTTCATCAAAGATCACTAATGCATTGTGCTTATCAGCTAGACGACGAACAGCCGCTAGGAACTCTGGATCAGCATCGATGATACCGCCTTCACCTTGAAGTGGCTCAAGCATGATCGCACAGGTTTTATCAGAAATTTCTTTCTCTAGTGCTTCGATGTCATTAAATGGAAGGTGAGTGATTGCTTGAGGCTTAGGGCCAAAGCCATCAGAGTATGCTGCTTGACCACCAACACTTACGGTAAAGAAGGTACGACCGTGGAAAGCGCGCTCAAACGCGATGATTTGATCTTTGTCTTCACCGTGCTTTTCTAACGCGTAACGACGAGCTAATTTTAGTGCAGCTTCGTTGGCTTCGGCACCTGAGTTTGCAAAGTAAACTTTCTCTGCAAAAGTCGAATCAGTTAAACGAGTCGCTAACTCAAGTGCAGGCTCGTTGGTCATCACGTTTGCTAGATGCCAAAGCTTTTCGCCTTGAGTTTTTAAGGCATTAACTAGAGCTGGGTGAGCGTGACCTAAACAGTTCACCGCAATACCGCCAGCAAAATCGATAAATTCTTTACCTTCTTGATCCCATACTCGGCTACCTTCGCCACGAACAGGAATTACTTTTGAAGGTGCATAGTTAGGCACCATTACATTATCAAATTGCTCACGAGTAAGGTTAAAGTTACTGCTCATACAGTCCATCCTTTATTGGAATAAAGTGGCATTGTTAGGCCACTAGGATTGAGTCGATATTGGTTTATCGGACTTTTTATACCCCTTATTATGCGATATTTTGTGATCTAAATACCAGTTTTCACGATAAGTTTATTCACTACAAATTCAATATTTGCATAAAAAACACAAAAAAAACCGCCAAAACCAACTACAAAATGAATATTTAAGAATAAGTATTCACGCAAAATATTATCATATATTGCAGAGCGTTTTTAATCATAAACAATCATTATTTATGATTAAAACTCCATAAGTGAGGACTGAACAAAGTAATAAATTTGCTTTCTGGCTTGCTTAGCTTCGGGCAGCATTTCAAACAATGGGTAGACGTGAGGCATATCCTTACCAAACCAAGCTTCAACTTTACCTCCAGCTTGCTCAATTTTCGCCGCTAAAGTTTCAGAGTCTTGTAACATCAACTCTCGTGTACCAGCGAAAATAAGCATCGCTGGCATATCAGCCCAATCTCCTAGTAAAGGCGATATCCTAGGTGTCATAGGATTTTGGCCATTTAAGTATGCACCTCGAAGTCTCAATAGCGACTCGAAAGTAAACAAGGGATCATCTACCAATAAGGTTTTTTCGGCATCTCCTAATAATGCTACGTCCAATGCAGGCGAATACAACACACAGCCTTTTGGCATTGGCAGTTGCAGCCGCTTGATGTCTTGTAATAAAGCCGCCGCTAAATTTCCTCCGGCAGAATCTCCCATTAAGATGATCGGACTATTGGGATGAAGCGCAATGACTTTTTGATACGCCTCAAGCACATCATTAATGGCGGCAGGAAAAGGGTGTTCAGGCGCGAGGCGATAGTCAGGAATATAAGCATCGAGATGACAATGCCGCATAATATCGCCAATAAACTTAGCATGAGAATTTGGCGTCTTAAAACAAAATCCACCACCACGGATATAAAATAACTTGGCGTGGCTTCGGCTAGGATGATCATCATGCTGCATATGATACTTAAGCAAATTACTGTCGCTTAACTCAATACGGTCACAGCTTATGTCTTCTTGCACGGGTTGCCAGCGTTGGTCGAGTCGCAGCATTCGATTTCGGATCTCAGCGATGGGCAGCTTACTTCTTCCACGACTGAAAGAAGGCTTCGCTACATACGATAAGATCATATTTAACACCGATGCTTGCCAACTGGACATACTTGCCCCTTTTGTTGATGGTTAGAAACCTCAATATGTTGAAATGATTGTATTAGAAAAAAGAGG is a window encoding:
- a CDS encoding ankyrin repeat domain-containing protein, coding for MAFLRDVGNFIHFYTMKFGVISPHRAAEYGDQYAVQQYLKLGYRINAINKKYDETMLMVAAEQNNPTLVQFLFR
- a CDS encoding DUF1338 domain-containing protein, with protein sequence MHTDVNALFDALWQDYIEMTPSAAQVQQLLGKGEAIVNDHVAFRTFNIAKVNLDVLAKHLLELGYVPCGDYNFEQKKLKAKHFEHPDSTQPKVFISELLVEEFSQEVQDIIHGLVEQVDEVATTAENFLYSGTHWKVDSATYARLLEESEYAAWVSAFGYRANHFTVSINHLPDYETIVEVNQALKDNGFKLNSVGGEVKGSPEVLLEQSSTMADKIQLEFADKTVEIPSCFYEFAIRYPKADGELYTGFVAASADKIFESTNVKG
- the astD gene encoding succinylglutamate-semialdehyde dehydrogenase; translation: MTQFINGQWVTGAGHDMTSTNPANQESIWNGVSATPEQVDTAVMTARKAQFDWFMLGFDKRIEIIEAYKAQLEANKELMAETIAQETGKPQWETATEAGAMIGKIGLSVSAYHKRTGTSENEMPAGRAVLRHKPHGVVAVFGPYNFPGHLPNGHIVPALIAGNTVVFKPSELTPKVAELMLQLWEKAGLPAGVINLVQGEVETGKALASHPQLDGLFFTGSSRTGHILHEQFAGDPGKILALEMGGNNPLIVKDVEDTKAAVHEILQSAYISAGQRCTCARRLYVQQGEAGDKLIEDLVAAVKQIHVAPWNAQPQPFMASMISEVAAKGMVKAQADLVALGGKSLVELTHMEAGTGLVSPGLIDVTAIAELPDEEYFGPLLQVVRYQDFDQAIELANNTRYGLSAGLLADSRDDYDYFLARIRAGIVNWNKQITGASGAAPFGGVGASGNHRASAFYAADYCAYPVASVEADAVSLPAALSPGLKL
- the astA gene encoding arginine N-succinyltransferase, whose protein sequence is MLVIRPIRSTDLDALMQIAIESGHGFTSLPVNEELLRQKIARAETSFKKNVDKPHDEVYFLVLEDTETGEIVGTTGIEAAVGLVDAFYHYRLGTEVYHSEQIGVRNEVETLTLCHDYTGAAELCSLFLRENYRKDNNGRLLSRCRFLFLADNKERFGSPVIAEMRGVSDDKGESPFYAWLQKFFLGIDFIKADYLSGLGQKGFMAEMMPRSPIYTCLLSEEARSVIKEVHSSTLPALKLLEGEGFSCRGYVDIFDGGPTVECNLENIRGVRDSQLFTVKIAQTLPENGSKHIIANTKLEDFRAIQASLANVDASDEVTLTPELAEALMVGEGDSVRLLSM
- a CDS encoding aspartate aminotransferase family protein, yielding MSSNFNLTREQFDNVMVPNYAPSKVIPVRGEGSRVWDQEGKEFIDFAGGIAVNCLGHAHPALVNALKTQGEKLWHLANVMTNEPALELATRLTDSTFAEKVYFANSGAEANEAALKLARRYALEKHGEDKDQIIAFERAFHGRTFFTVSVGGQAAYSDGFGPKPQAITHLPFNDIEALEKEISDKTCAIMLEPLQGEGGIIDADPEFLAAVRRLADKHNALVIFDEVQTGVGRTGELFAYMSTEIVPDILTSAKALGGGFPIAAMLTTTEIAKHLKIGTHGSTYGGNPLACAIGNAVLETVNNKATLDGVKQREQMFRDGLEQINAKYDVFSEVRGKGLLIGGVLNSKYEGRAKEFLVAAMEEGVMSLVAGANVVRFTPSLVIPEADIVEGLARYERAIAKVVAG
- a CDS encoding alpha/beta hydrolase; this encodes MSSWQASVLNMILSYVAKPSFSRGRSKLPIAEIRNRMLRLDQRWQPVQEDISCDRIELSDSNLLKYHMQHDDHPSRSHAKLFYIRGGGFCFKTPNSHAKFIGDIMRHCHLDAYIPDYRLAPEHPFPAAINDVLEAYQKVIALHPNSPIILMGDSAGGNLAAALLQDIKRLQLPMPKGCVLYSPALDVALLGDAEKTLLVDDPLFTFESLLRLRGAYLNGQNPMTPRISPLLGDWADMPAMLIFAGTRELMLQDSETLAAKIEQAGGKVEAWFGKDMPHVYPLFEMLPEAKQARKQIYYFVQSSLMEF